From the Mycobacterium sp. DL592 genome, the window TGCCCAAGGCTCTGCCCGTCATCGACACCACCGCGCCGGTGTGCTGTGCGCCGGTGGCCGCCGGCCCGATGAGCGACGACGACGCCCTGCACGTTGCGCTGCGACTCAAGGCGCTGGCTGATCCCGCCCGGGTCAAGATCGTGTCGCACCTGTTCAGCGCGGCTACTGGGGAGGAATCCTCCGGAGAGTTGGCCGCAGTGCTCAATCTGACCGAGTCGACGATGAGTCACCACCTCACCCAGCTGCGCAAGGCCGGTCTGGTGCACTCCGAACGGCGCGGCATGAACGTCTTCCACCGGGTCCGCCCCGAGGCGCTGCAGGCACTGTGCGCGGCGCTGGACCCCAACTGCTGCAGCTAAGCCGGCAGCATGACGCCCGGGTTCAGAATGCCCGCCGGGTCGAAACTGTCCTTGATGCGGCGCAGCAGAGCCAGCTTCGCGGGGTCCTCCAGTTCGGTGAAGTAGCTCGCCTTGGCCCGCCCGATCCCGTGCTCGCCGGAGATCGCACCGCCGAGATCCATTCCCATCGCGAAGATCTCGGTGAGCACACGGCGGCGCACCTCTGGATCCTTACAGAACAGCACACCGTGCACATTGCCGTCGCCCGCGTGCCCGCAACCGCTCATGGCCGCGCCGGAGGCCACGGCCAGATCACGCGCCCGCCGCAGAAACTCCGGCATCAGGCCGCGTGGCACCACGACGTCGACGATGTCGTCGGCGCCCAGCGCTTTGGCCGTCCAGAACACGTTCTCCCGCGCCTCGATCAACCGCCGGGCCGAATTGCCCTGCAAAACATAGGCATCCAGTGCGCCCCACTCGCTGAGTGCCTGGCACAGCTGCTCGGCGTCCTCGTCGAGGCGGTCGGTGTGATTGTTCTCCAGAGCAACCACCAGGTAGGCCTCACATGACTGCCGGATGTCTTCGGGGATGCCCAGTTCCAGATTCTCGGCGGCGGAGATCGCCGTCATCACCGCGCGGTCGATGTACTCGACGATGCTCGGTCCCAGGCCGCTGGAGATGATCTTCGGCACCGCCGCCATCACCTGGTCGAAATCGCCGAACGGGGCCAGCACAGTGGCCCCGTGCGCCAGCCGCGGGACCAGCTTCACCGTCACCTCGGTCACCAGCGCCAGGGTGCCTTCCGAGCCGATGATCAGTTGGGTCAGGTCGTATCCGCTGGAGATCTTCGACATCTTGCCGCCGGTGCGGATGATCTCCCCGGTCGCCAGCACGGCCTGCAGCCCCAGCACGTTGTGGCGGGTGACGCCGTACTTGACTGCCCGCATGCCGCCGGCGTTGGTGCCCACGTTGCCGCCGACACTGGAGGACAGCTCGCCGGGATACACCGTGTAGCTCAGGCCCACCTCAGCGGTACGGGCGTCCAACTCGGTCAACGTCACACCGGGCTGGACCACCGCGACGTGGTTGTCGGCGTCGACCTCCAGGACGGCGTTCATCCGTTCGAAGGAGATCAACAGGCCGCCTTCGATCGGTCGTGCCGCCGCCGAGAGGCCGCAGCCTGACCCACGGGCGGTCACCGGCAGCCGCTGCTCGGCGGCCACCGCAAGCAGGGCGGCGACCTCCTCGGCGGACGCGGGTTTGGCGACGAAGCCAGGACGTTGCGGAGCGACGTTGAGCGCCTCGTCGTGGCAGTAATCCTCGGAGATCGCCTCCCCGGTCAGCAGGTGCGACGGGCCGACGATGTGCGACAGCTTCGTCGCGAGATCACCCATGTGCGCCCAGCATAGTCCGAACCTCAGGCCGGCAGGGTCAATCCCTGTTCGTAGCTGAAAACACCGTCAGGGTCATAGGTCGCTTTGATCGTGCGCAGCCGATCGACATTCGCGCCCCAGTAGGCCGCCTCCCAGCGCGGCATGCCCGCATTGGGAACATTGACATAGGCGCCATTGGCGAAGGGGCGCAACGCTTCACCGAACTCGGCGATCCAGGCCTGGCACGGTGCCGTGAGAGGGTCGGCGGATGCCGGGGTGCCGCCGCGTTGGCCCCACGCTGCGCCGGGCTCGGCGTAGAACAGCGCGTCGCGGTGGGCGAACACTGACCCGCCGGCGGGCTCGCTGCTGGTGACTGCGCCACCGAAAGCGGTGGTGAAGTAGTTGCACTCCGGGGTCGGGGCACGGGACATGAAGTCGCACACGACCCGGATTGCCTCGGCGGGAAAGGGTTCGGTCATGAACTGCGACAGGAACTTCCAGTTCGCCGGTTCGTTCTCGGTGGGGATCTGGAATCCCGTGTAGATGTCAGCCCAGCTCGCGTCACGGGTTGCGACGACGGGTGCGCCGACAGAGAGGATCGAGGCCAGCATGTGCATCGCCTCGGGTTCGGTGCCCGGGGCCAGCGCGGCCACCAGCATGATCTCGTGCGGGCGTATCTCGAGTTGGCTGGTGAGCCGGTGCTCGGCGTGCGGTGCGCTGCGTTGCCAGGCCTCGAACACACCGGGCAGCTCGCCCAGTCCGGGCCATGTCGCGGTGAGGTAGGTGGCCTGCGCCAACGGGTGCACCGCGTAGGTCAGCGACGTGACGATCCCGAAGTTGCCGTTGCCCGCGCCGCGCAGCGCCCACAGCAGGTCGGTGTTCTGCGATGCGTCGGCGACCAGCACCGTCGCACCGCCGCCGGCGGGGGCGACGACCACTTCGGCGGCCAGCAGATTGTCCGCGGCCATCCCGAACTTACGAGTGAGCAGGCCGAAGCCGCCGCCGAGGGTGGCTCCCACCAGTCCCACGCCGCCCTCGGTGCCGGTCGGTGCGGCAAGACCGGCCCCGCCCAGTGCGGTCACCGCTTCGAGCTGATTCAGTCCCGCGCCCACGGTGGCAGTTCCTGCGGCGGCGTCGATCTCGGCCGACTTGATGCCGCTCACGTCAATGACAAGTCCGCCGTCGACATTCGACCAACCCTCCAGGCTGTGCCGGCCGCTCCGCACCCGGATCGGCACGTCGTTGCGCCGCGCCCAGGCAAGGGCGTTGACCACGTCTGCGGTGTCGGCGCAGAACACGATCGCCTCAGGGACGCTCGAGTACAAGTGGTTCCAGCCGGTGCGGGCGGTGTCGTACTCCGAATCACCCTGCCGCACAACATGACCCGTCAGAGTGTCAGTGTTTGAAGACATCGGCGTCCCCGGGCTCGGTATCGAGTACCTCGCGATTGGTGATGAACAGGTATGCGAAGTAGACGCCGCCGGCGAGCAGGATGCCGATCGCCAGGAACACCGCTGTGCGGGCCTCCCGTGGCGAGACCAGGATGAACACAACGATCGCCGACCACACCAGCGCGCCGATGGCGACCGGAACCTCGAAGCGGCCGATGTCGAAGGCGTCCTCCTGGCGGCCCAACCGCTTTCGCACCGCCAGATACAAGACGATGATCGCGCCGTAGAGGACCGCCCCGATGAGGCCGCCCACCGTCAACAGTTCGAGTAGAGCGTCACCGGGTACCGCGGCCATCAGCGCGACACCCAGCACCACGATCAGGATGGTCGCCGGGATCGGGGTGTGCGTGCGCGGATTGACCCGCTGCATCAGCTTCGGGGCGGGGAAGCGGTCGTCGCGCGCCATCGCGAAGACCATGCGGGCGCAGGTGGCCAGCGTCACCAGTCCGGCGCCGAAGAATGCGATGACGATCGCGACGAGCAGCGAGCGCTCCATGACGACACCGAGCTGTTCGCGAAGGATCAGTGCGACCGGTGAGTTGGTGGCGGTGACGCGGGGGATGTCCTTGATCGCGACGGTGAGTGCGATCGCGAACACCAGGCCCAAAACTCCAGCTGCGACAACGGATCCCACGATGGCACGCGGGACGCTGCGGAAGGGGTCCTTGGCTTCCTCTGCCATGTTGGCCGCCGCGTCGAAGCCGACCAGCGTGGCGATTCCCATGATCATCGCCGCCATCAACCCGCCACCGATGGCGAAGTAGTCGGTGGCGCCGCCGGCGACGCCGCGTGAGGTGAGGTTGCCGACCGAGCCATCACCGGTGACGGCCACGGCGATGAGCAGGGCGATTACCAGCACCACGACGATGATCAGTTCGAGGCCTACCGCAGCCGAGGTGATCAGACCGACGATGCGGGTGGAGGCGATGACGAGGACGGCTTGGGCGAGCAGCATCACGACCGTGATCACTCGGGCGGTGGTCTGGTCCTCCGCCATCCCCAACAGGGGCATGAGTGCGGTGTTGGCCAGGGCATTGTCGACCGCCACGACGCCGATGACCAAGTAGCAGAAGCTCAACCACCCGAAGAACCAGCCGATCTTCGGGTTGGCCAGCCGCGAGGCCCATTGGTAGGACGAGCCGCTGAGCGGGATGCGGGCGGCGAACTGGGCGATCACCAGTGCGATCAACGTCTGGCCGACGGCTACGACCGGCCACAGCCAGATGCCGACCGGACCGGAGTTCTGCAAGACATTGTCGTATGTTCCGAAGATGCCTACGGCGACCGAGATGAACGCGAAGGAGATCGCGAACACCTGAAACGATCCGAGTGTTCGCTGCAGTTCGGGTTCGTAGCCGCAGTCTTCACATAACTCGTCGGCGTCGTTTGCGTCCGGCGAAACTTCCGTCATATCGGGTCCCGCCATAGTCGCGTCAGATCGTGTGACCTTAACGACCGGTGTGACGACTTATCGTCTTATGGATTTTTTCGACTAGCCGGTGCCCGCGGCTATCGCCTGATCCACCTCGATGACGCGGCTCGCCATCTCGGCGTGTGCTTTGTCCAGTTCCTCGGCCTGGTCTTCGTCAGCCTTCATCAGCACGTCGATGTCCAGACCGCCCAGTTCGTGAACACCCATGTCGCGGAAGGCTTTTTGCACCTTGTCACCCCACAGGCCGATGTCTTTGACGATCGGCACGATGCGGCTGAACAGGTGCGAGCGGAACTGGACCATCAATGGCGAGGTGTCCACCCATTCGGTGCACGCCTTTACGTCGAGGCCCAGCGTGTCGAAGACCTCCTCGCCGCGGAACCGGTCGCGCATCAGGTAGCAGGCGTCGACGACGAACTCTTCGCGCTCGTCGCGTTCGGCGTCGGTGAGCTCGGAGTAGTAGTCCTTCAAGGAGATTCGTCCGAAGGCGACGTGGCGGGCCTCGTCCTGCATGACGTAGGCCAGCAGCTGCTTGGCCAGCGAGTCTGGCGCCGCCAGGTCGCGCAGCGTGCCGAAGGCCGCCAGCGCCAGCCCCTCGATGAGTACCTGCATGCCCAGGTACGGCATGTCCCAGCGTGAGTCGTGCAGGGTGTCTTCCAGTAGTGCGGTGAGGTTCTTGTTGACCGGGTAGACCAGCTCGACCTTGTCCTGCAGGAATCGTGAGAACGCCTCGACGTGGCGGGCCTCGTCCATGGTCTGGGTGGCCGCGTAGAACTTGGCGTCCATGTCCGGGACCACCTCGACGATCTTGGCGGCGCACACCATTGCGCCTTGCTCGCCGTGCAGGAACTGGGAGAACTGCCAGGCCTGGGCGTGCTGGCGCATCTCGGCCCGGCGTGCCTCGTCGGCGGA encodes:
- a CDS encoding FAD-binding oxidoreductase yields the protein MGDLATKLSHIVGPSHLLTGEAISEDYCHDEALNVAPQRPGFVAKPASAEEVAALLAVAAEQRLPVTARGSGCGLSAAARPIEGGLLISFERMNAVLEVDADNHVAVVQPGVTLTELDARTAEVGLSYTVYPGELSSSVGGNVGTNAGGMRAVKYGVTRHNVLGLQAVLATGEIIRTGGKMSKISSGYDLTQLIIGSEGTLALVTEVTVKLVPRLAHGATVLAPFGDFDQVMAAVPKIISSGLGPSIVEYIDRAVMTAISAAENLELGIPEDIRQSCEAYLVVALENNHTDRLDEDAEQLCQALSEWGALDAYVLQGNSARRLIEARENVFWTAKALGADDIVDVVVPRGLMPEFLRRARDLAVASGAAMSGCGHAGDGNVHGVLFCKDPEVRRRVLTEIFAMGMDLGGAISGEHGIGRAKASYFTELEDPAKLALLRRIKDSFDPAGILNPGVMLPA
- a CDS encoding FAD-binding oxidoreductase, coding for MSSNTDTLTGHVVRQGDSEYDTARTGWNHLYSSVPEAIVFCADTADVVNALAWARRNDVPIRVRSGRHSLEGWSNVDGGLVIDVSGIKSAEIDAAAGTATVGAGLNQLEAVTALGGAGLAAPTGTEGGVGLVGATLGGGFGLLTRKFGMAADNLLAAEVVVAPAGGGATVLVADASQNTDLLWALRGAGNGNFGIVTSLTYAVHPLAQATYLTATWPGLGELPGVFEAWQRSAPHAEHRLTSQLEIRPHEIMLVAALAPGTEPEAMHMLASILSVGAPVVATRDASWADIYTGFQIPTENEPANWKFLSQFMTEPFPAEAIRVVCDFMSRAPTPECNYFTTAFGGAVTSSEPAGGSVFAHRDALFYAEPGAAWGQRGGTPASADPLTAPCQAWIAEFGEALRPFANGAYVNVPNAGMPRWEAAYWGANVDRLRTIKATYDPDGVFSYEQGLTLPA
- a CDS encoding APC family permease — its product is MTEVSPDANDADELCEDCGYEPELQRTLGSFQVFAISFAFISVAVGIFGTYDNVLQNSGPVGIWLWPVVAVGQTLIALVIAQFAARIPLSGSSYQWASRLANPKIGWFFGWLSFCYLVIGVVAVDNALANTALMPLLGMAEDQTTARVITVVMLLAQAVLVIASTRIVGLITSAAVGLELIIVVVLVIALLIAVAVTGDGSVGNLTSRGVAGGATDYFAIGGGLMAAMIMGIATLVGFDAAANMAEEAKDPFRSVPRAIVGSVVAAGVLGLVFAIALTVAIKDIPRVTATNSPVALILREQLGVVMERSLLVAIVIAFFGAGLVTLATCARMVFAMARDDRFPAPKLMQRVNPRTHTPIPATILIVVLGVALMAAVPGDALLELLTVGGLIGAVLYGAIIVLYLAVRKRLGRQEDAFDIGRFEVPVAIGALVWSAIVVFILVSPREARTAVFLAIGILLAGGVYFAYLFITNREVLDTEPGDADVFKH
- a CDS encoding Rv2640c family ArsR-like transcriptional regulator, whose translation is MPKALPVIDTTAPVCCAPVAAGPMSDDDALHVALRLKALADPARVKIVSHLFSAATGEESSGELAAVLNLTESTMSHHLTQLRKAGLVHSERRGMNVFHRVRPEALQALCAALDPNCCS
- a CDS encoding ferritin-like domain-containing protein; its protein translation is MTTKDQYTEVPDPYFWQVPSAGDARFTWEYDEGRARLLSLYQKGKDKQWDAQSRIDWSQDVDPMNPVGLPDEFHPLFGSPMWESADEARRAEMRQHAQAWQFSQFLHGEQGAMVCAAKIVEVVPDMDAKFYAATQTMDEARHVEAFSRFLQDKVELVYPVNKNLTALLEDTLHDSRWDMPYLGMQVLIEGLALAAFGTLRDLAAPDSLAKQLLAYVMQDEARHVAFGRISLKDYYSELTDAERDEREEFVVDACYLMRDRFRGEEVFDTLGLDVKACTEWVDTSPLMVQFRSHLFSRIVPIVKDIGLWGDKVQKAFRDMGVHELGGLDIDVLMKADEDQAEELDKAHAEMASRVIEVDQAIAAGTG